From Dreissena polymorpha isolate Duluth1 chromosome 15, UMN_Dpol_1.0, whole genome shotgun sequence, a single genomic window includes:
- the LOC127859523 gene encoding uncharacterized protein LOC127859523 isoform X2 — translation MASRGVLCRFFNAPQGCRNGARCRFIHDNDAPPVVPICRFYGLPRGCRYGNHCMYQHDRSVMEDTQRPGDVLQKLESLSLKGSDDSMKQSCPVLDTPDFDPDEFSLDPEVESLMFSGQLKYNSSVIGRTKWKHGTLMLFRDENSWWLGVHFDYVDDRDDCKPVLTMELEYSMLKRVVCKLSGVTIYCQYEGAECIIDYRPSGAANVQEVTESISTDSRVVNMKHNDGDDEENEDDDEDDDDENSDDDNYDEEEEELSDADDDSLDDPFEKEIRERYAKWKVEVCLKEREKEVLKMTTVHCGVCLAEFTGQSPFDKLKDHYYNKLTHKDFKHSFFKAGCPWLQESTECVACGRHFGHCCSLMQHMFDKSRRVDVEGDQHRMMTMKGVVEPICYHDVVHKDLKKLQKEIGDTLLQDTREQDFQEMLGFAMMASRAMRCPNLFGDSDLDDSDDYDKYDEYLGSDEYQLLCQGIKPWDPEAGAALAVLNGW, via the exons ATG GCCTCTAGAGGAGTTCTGTGTCGTTTCTTCAATGCCCCACAAGGATGTCGCAATGGGGCCCGCTGTAGATTTATCCATGACAACGATGCCCCTCCAGTAGTGCCTATCTGCAGATTTTACGG GTTACCAAGGGGTTGCAGATACGGGAACCACTGCATGTACCAACATGACAGGTCAGTGATGGAAGATACCCAGAGACCG GGAGATGTCTTACAAAAACTAGAAAGTCTCTCCCTCAAAGGGAGTGATGACTCAATGAAGCAATCCTGTCCTGTCCTTGACACTCCAGACTTCGATCCCGATGAATTTAGTCTTGACCCAGAAG TGGAGAGCCTGATGTTCTCTGGTCAACTGAAATACAACAGTTCTGTGATCGGCAGAACCAAATGGAAGCATGGGACTCTGATGTTGTTCCGGGACGAGAACTCGTGGTGGCTTGGCGTGCATTTCGATTACGTTGATGATAGGGATGACTGCAAACCAGTTCTCACCATGGAG TTGGAGTACAGTATGTTGAAGCGTGTTGTCTGCAAGTTGTCAGGGGTTACCATATACTGTCAATACGAAGGAGCCGAATGTATAATCGACTATCGACCCTCAGGTGCAGCCAACGTACA AGAAGTAACGGAATCCATCAGCACTGATTCCAGAGTTGTAAATATGAAacataatgatggtgatgatgaagaaaatgaggatgatgatgaagatgatgatgatgaaaacagtgatgatgataattatgatgaagaAGAGGAAGAATTGAGTGATGCAGATGATGACAGTCTTGATGACCCATTTGAGAAAGAAATCAGGGAGCGATATGCGAAGTGGAAAGTGGAGGTTTGTTTGAAGGAACGAGAGAAGGAAGTGCTGAAGATGACGACAGTACATTGTG GTGTCTGTTTAGCAGAGTTCACGGGTCAGAGTCCCTTCGATAAACTAAAGGACCACTACTACAACAAACTGACCCACAAAGACTTCAAGCACAGCTTCTTCAAGGCTGGTTGCCCTTGGTTACAGGAGTCGACAGAGTGCGTCGCGTGCGGACGCCATTTCGGCCACTGCTGTTCGCTCATGCAGCACATGTTTGACAAGTCTCGTCGCGTTGATGTCGAAGGCGATCAACATCGGATGATGACCATGAAGGGCGTTGTAGAACCCATCTGCT ATCATGACGTAGTCCATAAAGACCTGAAGAAGCTGCAAAAGGAGATTGGTGACACTCTGCTACAGGACACTCGCGAACAAGACTTTCAGGAAATGCTTGG GTTTGCCATGATGGCTTCTCGTGCTATGCGCTGCCCAAACCTGTTCGGTGATTCAGACTTGGACGACTCTGACGACTACGACAAGTACGACGAATACTTGGGCAGCGACGAGTACCAGCTTCTTTGTCAGGGGATCAAACCCTGGGACCCTGAGGCTGGCGCTGCACTGGCGGTGCTTAATGGGTGGTAG
- the LOC127859523 gene encoding uncharacterized protein LOC127859523 isoform X1, with protein sequence MASRGVLCRFFNAPQGCRNGARCRFIHDNDAPPVVPICRFYGLPRGCRYGNHCMYQHDRSVMEDTQRPGDVLQKLESLSLKGSDDSMKQSCPVLDTPDFDPDEFSLDPEVESLMFSGQLKYNSSVIGRTKWKHGTLMLFRDENSWWLGVHFDYVDDRDDCKPVLTMELEYSMLKRVVCKLSGVTIYCQYEGAECIIDYRPSGAANVQGIYAVFAEILYRDVEEVTESISTDSRVVNMKHNDGDDEENEDDDEDDDDENSDDDNYDEEEEELSDADDDSLDDPFEKEIRERYAKWKVEVCLKEREKEVLKMTTVHCGVCLAEFTGQSPFDKLKDHYYNKLTHKDFKHSFFKAGCPWLQESTECVACGRHFGHCCSLMQHMFDKSRRVDVEGDQHRMMTMKGVVEPICYHDVVHKDLKKLQKEIGDTLLQDTREQDFQEMLGFAMMASRAMRCPNLFGDSDLDDSDDYDKYDEYLGSDEYQLLCQGIKPWDPEAGAALAVLNGW encoded by the exons ATG GCCTCTAGAGGAGTTCTGTGTCGTTTCTTCAATGCCCCACAAGGATGTCGCAATGGGGCCCGCTGTAGATTTATCCATGACAACGATGCCCCTCCAGTAGTGCCTATCTGCAGATTTTACGG GTTACCAAGGGGTTGCAGATACGGGAACCACTGCATGTACCAACATGACAGGTCAGTGATGGAAGATACCCAGAGACCG GGAGATGTCTTACAAAAACTAGAAAGTCTCTCCCTCAAAGGGAGTGATGACTCAATGAAGCAATCCTGTCCTGTCCTTGACACTCCAGACTTCGATCCCGATGAATTTAGTCTTGACCCAGAAG TGGAGAGCCTGATGTTCTCTGGTCAACTGAAATACAACAGTTCTGTGATCGGCAGAACCAAATGGAAGCATGGGACTCTGATGTTGTTCCGGGACGAGAACTCGTGGTGGCTTGGCGTGCATTTCGATTACGTTGATGATAGGGATGACTGCAAACCAGTTCTCACCATGGAG TTGGAGTACAGTATGTTGAAGCGTGTTGTCTGCAAGTTGTCAGGGGTTACCATATACTGTCAATACGAAGGAGCCGAATGTATAATCGACTATCGACCCTCAGGTGCAGCCAACGTACAAGGGATATATGCGGTATTTGCAGAAATCCTCTACCGTGATGTTGAAG AAGTAACGGAATCCATCAGCACTGATTCCAGAGTTGTAAATATGAAacataatgatggtgatgatgaagaaaatgaggatgatgatgaagatgatgatgatgaaaacagtgatgatgataattatgatgaagaAGAGGAAGAATTGAGTGATGCAGATGATGACAGTCTTGATGACCCATTTGAGAAAGAAATCAGGGAGCGATATGCGAAGTGGAAAGTGGAGGTTTGTTTGAAGGAACGAGAGAAGGAAGTGCTGAAGATGACGACAGTACATTGTG GTGTCTGTTTAGCAGAGTTCACGGGTCAGAGTCCCTTCGATAAACTAAAGGACCACTACTACAACAAACTGACCCACAAAGACTTCAAGCACAGCTTCTTCAAGGCTGGTTGCCCTTGGTTACAGGAGTCGACAGAGTGCGTCGCGTGCGGACGCCATTTCGGCCACTGCTGTTCGCTCATGCAGCACATGTTTGACAAGTCTCGTCGCGTTGATGTCGAAGGCGATCAACATCGGATGATGACCATGAAGGGCGTTGTAGAACCCATCTGCT ATCATGACGTAGTCCATAAAGACCTGAAGAAGCTGCAAAAGGAGATTGGTGACACTCTGCTACAGGACACTCGCGAACAAGACTTTCAGGAAATGCTTGG GTTTGCCATGATGGCTTCTCGTGCTATGCGCTGCCCAAACCTGTTCGGTGATTCAGACTTGGACGACTCTGACGACTACGACAAGTACGACGAATACTTGGGCAGCGACGAGTACCAGCTTCTTTGTCAGGGGATCAAACCCTGGGACCCTGAGGCTGGCGCTGCACTGGCGGTGCTTAATGGGTGGTAG